A single genomic interval of Zunongwangia sp. HGR-M22 harbors:
- a CDS encoding glycerophosphodiester phosphodiesterase family protein: MKKILLVALAIVAFSCKNKSTEKSVIVENSTENKTENTSEKKAEKIYNFDLEGHRGTRGLMPENSIPAFKKALELGVNTLEMDVVITEDKKVLVSHDLWFNRDFCLDSVGKPIAEKDSMSLNIYQHTYAEVQKYDCGSIGNPKFPEQEKQHVTKPLLKDVFAMAENFKAENNVGFSYNIELKSDPRADNLYHPEPKEFSELVIKTIENSGIPKDRIVLQSFDFRILQYLHEAHPEYRLSALVYQNGIGENLEKLGFIPAIYSPEYKMISEESIDSLHQKEMKVIPWTVNDTTAMKQLLEWKVDGVITDYPNRALPFRS; this comes from the coding sequence ATGAAAAAAATACTTCTAGTTGCATTGGCAATTGTCGCTTTTTCTTGTAAAAATAAGTCGACAGAAAAATCGGTAATAGTAGAAAATTCAACTGAAAATAAAACCGAAAATACTTCAGAAAAAAAGGCTGAAAAAATCTACAATTTTGATCTAGAGGGGCATCGAGGTACCAGAGGTTTAATGCCAGAAAATTCGATTCCAGCTTTTAAAAAAGCATTAGAATTGGGTGTGAATACCTTAGAAATGGATGTGGTGATCACCGAAGATAAAAAAGTATTGGTGTCGCACGATTTGTGGTTTAACCGCGATTTTTGTTTAGATTCTGTAGGAAAACCAATTGCAGAAAAAGATTCGATGAGCCTCAATATCTATCAGCATACCTATGCTGAGGTTCAAAAATACGACTGCGGAAGCATCGGGAATCCTAAATTTCCCGAGCAGGAAAAACAGCATGTTACCAAGCCTTTACTGAAAGATGTTTTTGCAATGGCTGAAAATTTTAAAGCTGAAAACAACGTTGGTTTTTCGTATAATATCGAATTAAAAAGTGATCCGCGTGCCGATAATTTGTACCATCCAGAACCTAAAGAATTTTCAGAATTAGTGATAAAAACCATCGAAAATTCTGGAATTCCAAAAGATCGAATTGTGTTACAGAGTTTCGATTTTAGAATTTTGCAGTATTTACATGAAGCACATCCAGAGTATCGGCTTTCTGCTTTAGTTTATCAGAATGGAATTGGTGAAAATTTGGAGAAATTAGGTTTTATTCCCGCTATTTATAGTCCGGAGTATAAAATGATTTCCGAAGAAAGTATCGATTCACTGCATCAAAAAGAAATGAAAGTGATCCCATGGACGGTGAATGATACCACCGCGATGAAGCAACTTTTAGAGTGGAAAGTTGACGGAGTTATTACCGATTATCCTAACCGAGCTTTGCCGTTTCGTTCGTAA
- a CDS encoding RNA polymerase sigma factor, with product MEAQKINNANDLALLASIKQGNQLAFKEVYDHYWERLYIYCFKILNDTWLAEDVLHEVFTQIWIRKEELEINNLKSYLFNAVRNRALLKIRDNKFTKLDEAIVSKLELIPEVEQKFDKNDTILAINRASKELPDRCRDIFYMSKIQHYSSAEIASHFNISQRTVENQISLALKHLRKELGTTLIILLFSGNL from the coding sequence TTGGAAGCTCAAAAAATAAATAATGCCAACGATCTAGCTCTTTTGGCTAGTATAAAGCAAGGCAATCAATTAGCCTTTAAAGAAGTTTACGATCATTATTGGGAGCGGCTTTATATTTATTGTTTCAAAATTTTAAATGATACCTGGCTCGCCGAAGATGTTCTTCACGAAGTATTTACGCAAATTTGGATTAGAAAAGAAGAGCTAGAAATCAACAATCTTAAAAGCTATCTTTTTAATGCCGTTCGTAATAGAGCTTTACTGAAAATTAGAGACAATAAGTTCACAAAATTAGATGAAGCCATCGTGAGCAAACTTGAATTAATCCCGGAGGTTGAACAAAAATTTGATAAGAACGATACGATTTTAGCTATAAATCGTGCTTCTAAAGAACTTCCAGATCGCTGTCGGGATATTTTCTACATGAGTAAAATTCAGCATTATTCTTCAGCTGAAATTGCAAGTCACTTCAACATATCTCAAAGAACGGTAGAAAATCAAATAAGCCTTGCTTTAAAACATCTACGCAAAGAATTAGGAACCACTTTAATAATCCTGTTATTTTCTGGCAATTTATAG
- a CDS encoding FecR family protein yields the protein MTKSEFFDLLEKFEKGTCSTSEVKLLKHYCEKAQTKEESLWQLSNKEAVKIRLFKRILKTIEDQKPKQQSIGKRRYWSIAAVFIILLGSGVLLKQFFGEGEHRVFTEDQITLELPNGELKVIEKSDSNYSLTSNGSVHKLNNSQTLIYHESENSKAVEYHTLNVPYGKTFKLQLADGSKVHLNAGSSIKYPSQFREGKNREVTLKGEAFFEVAHDSLHPFLVNADHLQISVLGTKFNVQSYIEDKTTDVVLVEGAVALSPNEISDTKGRFILSPGEMGSIMKDNNRIAITETTPDIYISWMEGRLVFREISFNNMIKKLERHYDKTIINNNELLAKEKFSASFGKIEVTKLFESLKKYHGINYTASGDTIYIN from the coding sequence ATGACCAAAAGTGAGTTTTTTGATCTCTTAGAGAAGTTTGAAAAAGGGACCTGTAGTACTTCTGAAGTGAAACTTCTAAAGCACTATTGTGAAAAGGCACAGACAAAAGAGGAATCTTTATGGCAGCTTAGCAATAAAGAAGCAGTTAAGATTAGACTTTTTAAAAGAATATTAAAAACTATTGAAGATCAAAAACCGAAGCAGCAATCTATAGGCAAAAGAAGATATTGGTCTATTGCAGCTGTCTTTATCATACTTTTAGGTAGCGGTGTTTTATTAAAACAATTTTTTGGAGAAGGTGAACATCGTGTATTTACTGAAGATCAAATCACTTTAGAACTTCCCAACGGAGAATTGAAAGTTATAGAAAAAAGCGATAGCAATTATTCCCTAACATCGAATGGAAGCGTCCATAAACTAAACAATAGTCAAACCCTTATTTACCATGAGTCTGAAAATTCTAAAGCAGTAGAATATCACACATTGAATGTTCCTTATGGTAAAACCTTCAAATTACAACTAGCAGACGGTAGTAAGGTTCATTTAAACGCTGGTTCTTCAATAAAATATCCATCTCAATTTAGAGAAGGAAAAAATCGAGAAGTTACTTTAAAAGGAGAGGCGTTTTTTGAAGTAGCTCACGATTCTCTTCATCCGTTCTTAGTGAATGCAGATCATCTTCAAATTAGTGTTTTAGGCACCAAATTTAATGTTCAGTCTTATATCGAAGACAAAACTACAGATGTTGTTTTGGTTGAAGGAGCAGTGGCGTTGTCTCCAAATGAAATTAGTGATACCAAAGGTCGGTTTATTTTATCTCCAGGAGAAATGGGTAGTATTATGAAAGACAACAATAGAATTGCAATTACTGAAACCACCCCAGATATCTATATCTCATGGATGGAGGGGAGGCTTGTTTTTCGTGAGATAAGTTTTAATAACATGATAAAAAAGCTGGAACGACATTACGATAAGACCATTATCAATAATAACGAATTACTGGCAAAGGAAAAGTTTAGCGCAAGCTTTGGAAAAATAGAGGTCACGAAGCTATTTGAGAGCTTAAAGAAATACCATGGTATCAATTATACCGCATCTGGAGATACTATTTATATCAATTAA
- a CDS encoding SusC/RagA family TonB-linked outer membrane protein, whose amino-acid sequence MKKLLKPKRRPKPLFDKLKMRISLLLFLSVFSMKANDSLAQKTKITFDHKDVSIFQLIDEIENQSDFHFIYRVKNVNLNRKINIKVVKKPLTEVLKLMFDKSSTEYTVVEQDKQIHLTKKKSDASSSETTNIKQQKFRIKGKISDENGLPLAGASVIEKGTSNGVVTNFEGEYNITVSSEDAMLTIAFIGYKTQEVVINERSTINIQLAPMADDLDEVVITALGMKREKKALGYAVGEVDSERLNLVPQENVLGGLAGKVSGLNVSKAGNDIFAPSYVTIRGRTSLTGNDQPLVVIDGAPVGDASVMGDISAMDIESVSVLKGASAAALYGSRAGNGVILITTKSGKGAQKGIGVSLNSTLTINMPYKYFDLQNRFTNGQRGLFNEATWQHWYGAEEGTQAVQWNTNGEAAPLKFYDNSLEDYFTTGVTTINDATVSGSYEKGDFRLGISHLNGEGITPEAELKRIGLNLGTNYKITENVNLSLNLNLTNSNSDNYPSNLIGDNDEYFDIYNIAPHININDLKDQIWLEKNVQQRNITEGYNNPWWFSKERQNRFDRIRGFGNLELNWKISNDFNALARVSHSSNNNRQEIVRPWSYMGFGDSQPKGSYFINKGLDRESNAEVLFTYTKDVKDFDISASAGGNILNFKGESFNAGGDNLVLPGLFTLSNVARGGLNYASAFSEKAIYSAYGLLSLGFRDIAFVDVTARNDWSSTLPRENRSYFYPSVSGSVLLSELAQMPSWISLVKLRSGWAQVGKDTSPYAIHPILSQGYWGEDFTYSLPSSMPNTQLKPEIATSYEVGADLKFFNNRFGIDATYYKNENRNQILNVNATPLSGYTSTTINAGKVENYGVELGMHLVPIKSEDFLWNMDFNFTTQKSKLVELVDGIDRVSFGGGRDMGSFTRVGGEIGDLYSPYIQKVEEGPYAGWNLLDSNGRWVVDRTYENQKKVGNFNHDFTLGMTTSISYKNFTLSASFDWRQGGQFFSESMKRMARSGKIENWQNGVSSSTFSGVLDANSFGGDREALANEIRNNPVYRDNDVWIGGRTEELGGFEYNGNNNGAFFPGVIDNGDGTYTENFGGPGTRMFDAYRVVESSGSFWRTGYAFMYDASFVKLRDITFTYNLPEKIASKISANNISFSLYSKNILLWTEAGIGIDPELAYHGGQQGHEKWNLAPWTAPVGFRLNVGF is encoded by the coding sequence ATGAAAAAACTTCTTAAACCTAAAAGAAGACCAAAACCTTTATTCGATAAATTAAAAATGAGAATAAGCCTTTTACTTTTTTTATCTGTCTTTAGTATGAAGGCCAATGATTCTTTGGCACAAAAAACAAAAATTACTTTCGATCATAAGGATGTTAGTATTTTTCAATTAATAGATGAGATTGAAAATCAATCTGATTTCCATTTTATATACCGAGTAAAAAACGTAAATCTAAATCGAAAAATAAACATCAAAGTTGTAAAGAAACCTTTAACCGAAGTTTTAAAATTGATGTTCGATAAAAGTTCTACTGAATACACCGTTGTAGAGCAGGACAAACAAATTCATTTAACCAAGAAGAAGTCGGATGCTTCATCTTCTGAAACCACGAATATAAAACAGCAAAAATTTCGTATAAAAGGAAAGATTTCAGATGAAAACGGCCTTCCATTAGCTGGAGCAAGTGTTATCGAAAAGGGAACTTCTAATGGTGTGGTAACAAATTTTGAAGGAGAATATAATATTACGGTTTCTTCGGAAGATGCCATGCTTACCATCGCATTTATTGGATACAAAACTCAGGAAGTTGTAATTAATGAGCGCTCCACGATCAATATCCAATTAGCTCCTATGGCAGACGATCTTGATGAAGTTGTAATTACGGCTTTAGGAATGAAGCGAGAGAAAAAAGCGCTAGGATATGCGGTTGGAGAAGTAGATTCTGAACGTTTAAATTTAGTTCCCCAAGAAAATGTTTTAGGCGGATTAGCTGGTAAAGTTTCTGGACTAAACGTAAGCAAAGCCGGGAATGACATTTTTGCACCATCTTATGTTACCATTAGAGGAAGAACTTCACTTACAGGGAATGATCAACCATTGGTAGTTATTGATGGAGCTCCAGTAGGAGATGCCAGCGTAATGGGTGATATAAGCGCTATGGATATCGAATCTGTAAGTGTCCTAAAAGGTGCAAGTGCAGCTGCACTGTATGGTTCCAGAGCAGGAAATGGTGTGATATTAATTACCACTAAATCTGGTAAAGGAGCTCAAAAAGGAATAGGAGTAAGTCTAAATTCAACTTTAACCATCAATATGCCTTATAAATATTTCGATTTACAGAATCGATTTACCAATGGGCAGCGTGGTTTATTTAATGAAGCTACCTGGCAGCACTGGTACGGAGCTGAAGAAGGAACACAGGCAGTACAGTGGAATACAAATGGAGAAGCCGCTCCTTTAAAATTTTATGATAACAGTCTGGAAGATTATTTTACAACAGGAGTAACTACGATCAATGATGCAACGGTATCTGGTTCTTACGAAAAAGGGGATTTTAGACTTGGAATTTCACATCTAAACGGAGAGGGAATAACCCCTGAAGCAGAACTAAAACGTATTGGTTTAAATTTAGGAACAAACTATAAAATTACAGAAAATGTAAATTTATCGCTAAACCTTAATCTTACCAATTCTAATTCAGATAATTATCCTTCCAACCTAATTGGTGATAATGATGAATATTTTGATATCTATAATATTGCGCCGCATATCAATATTAACGATTTAAAAGATCAAATTTGGCTAGAAAAAAATGTGCAGCAAAGAAATATTACAGAAGGTTACAATAATCCTTGGTGGTTTAGTAAAGAACGCCAAAACCGTTTTGACAGAATTCGTGGTTTTGGAAATCTGGAATTAAACTGGAAGATTAGCAATGATTTTAATGCGCTGGCAAGAGTTTCTCATAGCAGTAATAATAATAGGCAGGAAATTGTTCGTCCTTGGTCGTATATGGGTTTTGGAGACTCACAACCTAAAGGATCCTATTTTATTAATAAAGGACTGGATAGAGAGTCTAATGCCGAGGTACTTTTTACCTACACTAAAGATGTAAAGGATTTTGATATTTCTGCATCTGCAGGTGGTAATATTCTAAATTTTAAAGGAGAAAGTTTCAATGCCGGAGGCGACAATCTGGTATTACCAGGATTATTTACGCTATCTAATGTAGCAAGAGGCGGACTAAATTATGCTAGTGCATTTTCAGAAAAAGCGATTTATAGTGCTTATGGATTACTTTCTTTAGGATTTAGAGACATTGCTTTTGTAGATGTAACGGCAAGAAATGATTGGTCAAGTACGCTTCCTCGTGAAAACAGATCATATTTCTATCCATCGGTATCAGGAAGTGTTTTACTTTCAGAATTGGCACAAATGCCATCGTGGATCTCTTTAGTAAAACTACGTTCAGGATGGGCTCAGGTAGGAAAAGATACTTCCCCTTATGCAATTCATCCAATATTATCGCAAGGCTATTGGGGAGAAGATTTTACGTATTCGTTACCAAGTAGTATGCCCAATACTCAGTTGAAGCCGGAAATAGCAACTTCATACGAAGTAGGTGCAGATCTTAAATTTTTCAATAATCGATTTGGTATAGATGCGACGTATTATAAAAACGAAAACCGCAACCAAATACTTAATGTTAATGCTACACCACTTTCAGGATATACCAGTACAACCATTAATGCCGGGAAAGTAGAAAATTATGGAGTTGAATTGGGAATGCATTTGGTTCCCATAAAAAGTGAGGATTTTTTATGGAATATGGACTTTAATTTTACCACTCAAAAAAGCAAACTAGTAGAACTTGTGGACGGGATAGATCGTGTTTCTTTTGGTGGTGGTCGTGATATGGGATCATTTACCAGGGTAGGAGGAGAAATTGGTGATTTATACTCACCATATATTCAAAAAGTGGAAGAAGGGCCTTATGCAGGTTGGAATTTACTGGATTCCAATGGCAGATGGGTAGTAGATCGTACTTACGAGAATCAAAAGAAGGTTGGTAATTTTAATCATGATTTTACTTTAGGAATGACGACATCTATTTCTTATAAAAACTTTACACTATCTGCAAGTTTCGATTGGCGACAGGGAGGACAATTCTTTTCAGAATCCATGAAAAGAATGGCTCGTTCTGGTAAGATCGAAAACTGGCAAAATGGTGTAAGTTCCAGCACCTTTTCTGGAGTTTTAGATGCCAATTCTTTTGGAGGAGATCGAGAAGCTTTAGCAAATGAAATTCGAAATAATCCGGTTTATCGCGATAATGATGTTTGGATTGGTGGTAGAACCGAAGAACTGGGAGGGTTTGAATATAATGGCAATAATAATGGTGCCTTTTTCCCAGGTGTGATCGATAACGGGGATGGGACCTATACCGAAAATTTTGGCGGCCCGGGAACCAGAATGTTTGATGCTTACCGAGTGGTAGAATCTAGTGGTAGCTTTTGGCGTACTGGTTATGCCTTTATGTACGATGCGTCTTTCGTGAAATTAAGAGATATAACGTTCACTTATAATTTACCAGAAAAAATAGCTAGTAAAATCTCTGCAAACAACATTTCCTTTTCTCTTTACTCTAAGAACATTCTTTTATGGACGGAAGCTGGGATAGGAATCGATCCAGAACTTGCCTATCATGGAGGACAGCAAGGTCATGAAAAATGGAATCTTGCCCCATGGACGGCACCTGTTGGATTTAGACTAAATGTTGGATTTTAA
- a CDS encoding SusD/RagB family nutrient-binding outer membrane lipoprotein, with protein sequence MRTFKNKIIKLGFFSLLTFNLACSDSLTDINVSPNSLADTEVDIKFVLTGILSSSAQMQSQLSYDWGELSAATQYLQRDFTSYEENNYQWAPVDYSSFYSPLKNAQYIYERAENEKEGEIRNYYQAVALIMKAYGFGFLTSAFGDVPYSEALMAENGGEAFQPSYDAQKEVFLGILSDLEKANELLSNAGVITEVANADIVYGGDSKKWQAFANSLRLRFYMRLSEKNDMDAQSNFSQIVQGNLPIITSNEDNASVSFIGTDENNSWPGGPLNWSNRSEFYRRKPSATIVNDLIALGDPRLTKWVAPVDVQLTQGDTDDLVLDNGRLRRITSLDISEINSDNNLENDLNTSLYVGLPVALSAPNDFNMGAATLSDFGDAIASERPDVYLAAAANPHSSYLTNMYAENANDLVKAVFMNAAEVEFLLAEASLRGWISDDETAHYERGIQLSFDQYEIYDEAENAVYSVEKDRTVSFNEELYLENARRILEESENPLQPIMHQKWISLWLTYESWFDWRRTGYPNLNQNIISGTKGQNTPVRFIYSDTYNEANMLQAIESGLSPSENDQWSQMWLLQ encoded by the coding sequence ATGAGAACTTTTAAAAATAAAATTATAAAACTTGGTTTTTTCAGTCTACTCACTTTTAACCTTGCCTGCAGCGATTCGCTGACTGATATCAATGTAAGCCCAAATAGTTTAGCGGATACTGAAGTTGACATCAAATTTGTCTTAACGGGAATATTAAGTTCTTCGGCACAAATGCAAAGTCAACTTTCCTACGATTGGGGAGAGCTTTCTGCAGCAACACAATATTTACAGAGAGATTTTACCAGTTACGAAGAGAATAATTATCAATGGGCACCTGTAGATTACAGCAGTTTTTATAGTCCGCTTAAAAATGCGCAATACATTTATGAACGAGCCGAGAATGAAAAAGAAGGTGAAATTCGAAATTATTACCAGGCTGTAGCTTTGATTATGAAAGCTTATGGTTTTGGTTTCTTGACATCGGCTTTTGGTGATGTTCCTTATAGTGAAGCCTTAATGGCAGAAAATGGAGGAGAAGCTTTTCAACCTTCTTATGATGCACAAAAAGAAGTTTTTCTTGGTATTTTATCTGATCTGGAAAAAGCGAATGAGTTGTTGAGTAATGCTGGAGTTATAACCGAAGTAGCTAATGCCGATATAGTTTATGGCGGTGATAGCAAAAAATGGCAGGCTTTTGCAAATTCTTTAAGACTTAGATTCTATATGCGTCTTTCTGAAAAGAATGATATGGATGCGCAATCAAATTTCTCACAAATAGTTCAGGGTAATTTACCAATAATAACCAGCAACGAAGATAATGCTTCTGTTTCTTTCATCGGAACAGATGAAAACAACAGCTGGCCTGGTGGCCCGTTAAACTGGAGCAACCGGTCTGAATTTTATAGAAGAAAACCTTCAGCAACAATTGTGAATGACCTTATTGCTCTTGGAGATCCTCGATTAACAAAATGGGTAGCTCCGGTAGATGTACAATTAACCCAGGGAGATACAGATGATCTAGTTTTAGATAATGGACGATTGAGAAGAATTACGAGTTTGGATATTTCTGAAATAAATTCTGATAATAATCTGGAAAATGATCTAAATACTTCGCTTTATGTTGGCTTACCGGTTGCTTTAAGTGCACCTAACGATTTTAATATGGGAGCGGCTACTTTGAGTGATTTTGGAGATGCAATAGCCAGTGAAAGACCAGATGTTTACTTAGCTGCAGCTGCAAATCCGCACAGCTCATACCTAACCAATATGTATGCGGAAAATGCTAACGATTTGGTGAAAGCGGTATTTATGAATGCTGCTGAGGTTGAATTTTTATTAGCTGAAGCAAGCCTTAGAGGCTGGATTTCTGATGATGAAACAGCGCATTATGAAAGAGGTATTCAGTTATCTTTCGATCAATATGAAATCTATGATGAGGCTGAAAATGCCGTTTATAGTGTTGAAAAAGATAGAACAGTTTCTTTTAATGAAGAACTTTATCTGGAGAATGCTCGCCGTATTCTTGAAGAATCTGAAAATCCATTGCAGCCTATTATGCATCAAAAATGGATCTCTTTGTGGCTTACGTATGAATCTTGGTTTGATTGGAGACGAACGGGATATCCAAACCTGAACCAAAACATCATTTCGGGAACCAAAGGGCAAAATACTCCTGTTCGATTTATTTATTCAGATACGTATAACGAAGCCAATATGCTGCAAGCCATCGAGTCGGGTTTAAGCCCTTCAGAAAATGACCAATGGTCACAGATGTGGCTGCTACAATAA
- a CDS encoding purple acid phosphatase family protein, with translation MKKIFKKTTILSIFLGLIFSVFSCNNIEKETETESHSHSHDDNGDGHGHSHYEAQDTIPAHKLIYPSKVPDRIIANVPEDAATMISVNWRTDQQIKNAILEVAIATDGPEFKLGKINRVNAETEAFENKHSKHNEPLVKANYHSATVTGLQPKTTYVYRVGSNELEGDILWSEWFQYTTASDKTGEEFSFIYFGDAQNQVKSMWSRVIRNSYRKFPSVDFMLHAGDLINDHDSNLQWGEWFYAGSFIHATVPSIMTPGNHEYKDTTLTPLWRPQFNLPKNGPKGIGEISETTYAVDYQDLKVISIDCINFDRKEEHREAQVQWLDSILKNNTKKWTALTMHFPLYTPAQKREDNTVLIEHLKPLIDKYKVDLVLQGHDHTYARGQISNKKSGVTSMSDAGTIYAVSVSGPKMYESTDKKWIERRGEFTQLFQIITIKDNKLSYEAYTPIGTLYDAFDLTKTGNKKVLKNRIPDTPTRLKKDFED, from the coding sequence ATGAAAAAAATATTCAAAAAAACAACAATATTATCCATATTTCTTGGACTTATTTTTTCCGTTTTTTCATGCAATAATATTGAGAAAGAAACAGAAACTGAAAGTCATTCTCATTCCCATGATGATAATGGTGATGGGCACGGTCATTCGCATTATGAAGCTCAGGATACTATACCGGCGCATAAACTTATATATCCCAGTAAAGTGCCCGATCGGATTATTGCAAATGTTCCTGAGGATGCCGCTACAATGATTTCAGTGAATTGGCGAACCGATCAACAAATTAAAAATGCAATATTAGAAGTAGCTATTGCTACAGATGGCCCAGAGTTTAAACTTGGAAAAATTAATAGAGTTAATGCTGAAACTGAAGCTTTTGAAAATAAACATAGTAAGCATAACGAGCCTTTAGTGAAAGCAAACTATCATTCTGCCACCGTTACTGGCTTACAACCTAAAACGACCTATGTTTATCGTGTAGGTAGTAATGAGCTAGAGGGCGATATACTTTGGAGCGAATGGTTTCAATATACAACAGCTTCAGATAAAACTGGAGAAGAATTTAGTTTTATTTATTTTGGTGATGCTCAAAATCAGGTTAAATCGATGTGGAGTCGTGTGATCAGAAACTCGTACAGAAAATTTCCATCTGTTGATTTTATGCTACATGCAGGCGATTTGATAAACGATCATGATTCAAATTTGCAATGGGGCGAATGGTTTTATGCTGGTAGTTTCATTCATGCTACGGTACCAAGTATTATGACGCCTGGTAATCACGAATATAAAGACACGACACTTACGCCATTATGGCGACCACAATTCAACCTACCTAAAAACGGACCAAAAGGAATAGGTGAGATTTCTGAAACCACTTATGCGGTAGATTATCAGGACCTAAAAGTGATTTCAATAGATTGTATAAATTTTGATCGAAAAGAGGAGCATAGAGAAGCACAGGTGCAATGGTTAGATTCTATTTTAAAGAATAACACCAAAAAATGGACAGCATTAACGATGCATTTTCCGTTATACACACCTGCTCAAAAAAGAGAGGATAATACAGTTCTTATAGAACATTTAAAGCCATTAATCGATAAGTATAAGGTAGATCTTGTATTACAAGGGCATGATCATACTTACGCTCGTGGACAAATTAGCAATAAAAAGTCTGGTGTCACTTCTATGTCTGATGCAGGTACTATTTATGCGGTATCTGTTAGCGGCCCTAAAATGTACGAATCTACAGATAAAAAATGGATTGAAAGAAGAGGTGAGTTTACACAATTGTTTCAGATTATTACGATTAAAGATAATAAACTCAGCTACGAAGCCTATACGCCAATAGGAACATTATATGATGCATTTGATCTAACTAAAACTGGAAATAAAAAAGTTCTTAAAAATAGAATTCCCGATACTCCAACCAGATTAAAAAAAGATTTTGAGGATTAG